From the genome of Setaria viridis chromosome 1, Setaria_viridis_v4.0, whole genome shotgun sequence:
CCTTTTCTAGATTGTAATCTTCAGCAAATGCCATGTCCACATTTTTTTGcgctcataattttttttaactgtGCAAATAAAAATGTGCCACTCACAACAACGTTTGCTATTATTTCAGTTGGGAAGACTATTTCAAATGCTTGAAGCAGTTGGTACACGGGTTGAGAAGGAGGAATTGTTATATAAGTGTAAAAATCATGAGCTAAATACTGTTGGTGTAGATGATTGGTCTCCTCTTACAAAGAAATTGTTGAAGGCTCTTCCTTACTCACTTACTCCTAGTCAATTGAATGCTGTTAAAGAGATTATATGGGATCTCAGGAGACCAGTTCCCATGAACAGACTCTTGCAGGTAAGTATAGTTTTGTTAACCAAACATTTCACTCTTGTTTCTAGACCTGTTCATCAGTGTAGATGTTCTATTCGTACTCAACTAAATTGTGGCCATCATATCACTTGTATATTTCTTGTTTCAGTCTTGTTTGTTTTAAAGAATTTGGTTGGAGTTGTTTGGTAGAAATGTTTGAAATGCTTTCCAAACATGCACCACCTTATCTTATGATTCCAAAAACAGTAGTATGATAAATACCATATCTTTCTGTTGAACGTTCTACATCTGATATCCCGTCCCTTTTTATTTGGTGCTCTAGGAGTTAAAGTTGTTCTCATTTAGGTTATGTTATAATAGTTCTATGAGCACTTTCCTACCTAAATTGCCACTACGTCATTTTTGCTCTACATTTTACAGAATGTAGTTCCTTTGTTCACTGTTCACAATGGGCACATAACTTTTGTGGGGTGGTGTTATGTTGTGTTTTTTTGCTTAATAAAGATTGGGGAACCATTACAAAAATGTCTTTATCTGTTTTGATTGTTACTCAAAAAAGCCATTGTAGCTTTCTAGTTGAGGGATCTATTGGAATTTTGCATACACTATTTGCAAATGTGTTACTCATTCATTGCGGCTTATATGAATATTGCTAAATCTTACAAGTTTTTTCTATTTATTGGTAACAGGGGGATGTTGGCTGTGGAAAGACCATTGTTGCTTTCCTGGCATGTATGGAGGTTGTTAGTTCAGGATTTCAGGTATTGATACTACCCCCCATTAACATTCTTGCCTTGTTTACTCTATATCACAGGATTATCAATGGCATCCTGCTTGCTGAGTTATAGTAAATTGTTGATGCAAACAGAAGATACAAGAAAACCAACTGTCTTGTCCCTGTGGCACTTTCTTTACCATGATATACAGTTCAATATATTCACCTGTTACTTTTCTTTCCAGGCTGCTTTCATGGTTCCAACGGAGGTACTTGCTGTCCAGCATTATGAACACCTAACTTCATTGCTGGATGAGTTTGATGGAGATGATAAACCAAACATTGCCTTGCTAACTGGTTCAACTTCCACAAGGGAGTCAAGGATAATACGAAATGCAAGCTGTTCTCCCTATTCCTTTCACTCTCCCAGGTTCCATATGCATATTATaatatcttttatttatttgtttattttatCTATCACAGGGTCTCAAAACTGGAGAGATAGCCATGGTCATTGGAACACACAGCTTAATAGCTGATAAAACTGATTTTTCAGCTTTACGTATCTCTGTTATAGATGAACAGCAGCGCTTTGGAGTTGTACAGAGAGGCAGGTTTAATAGTAAGGTAAATGAGTGAGCTTTGCTGTTCGCATTAAATGTTAACCATGCATTTCCTTTCTGCATGCTATTTTGTTCAAGTACTGGCACGGAAACTGTAATCCTTGCTGTTGGACTTAGGGAGAAGTTTCTTGATTAAGGATAGGCTTGGCTTACCAGGATTCATGTTGTCTTTTTATACCTTATTTGATGCCTTGATGTATACATGTTCTGGTTTTGTGTCTTGTGGACGTGCATTTATTGTTATCATCATTTGTCAAAATCAAACTCCTACCGCTGATTACTTAAGGGGTTCATTTATGCCATTCTCTTTTCGTTTAAAGTTGACAACATTAGTTTTGTTTATTAAGCCAAATTGTTGCATCTCATTACAGCTATATACTTCTTCCTCTAAATTGAGTGATGAAAATACAAGTTCAGATGAGGCTTCTGATTCTGAAACATTTATGGCTCCCCATGTTCTTGCAATGTCAGCTACTCCAATTCCAAGAACATTGGCACTTGCTTTATATGGTGATATGTCTCTTACTCAGGTATGCTGCTGCAGATATGTTAAGTTTTCCACATAATTTGTTCTTGCTCAATACTTAGGAAACTGGATGTTATTATACGGAGTACATAGGGTACCAGGTCCGAAACGAACATAAAGCTGGAAATTCAAGATTAATACAAATATATTATTAAACAACCAACTCTGTCCTCATCCAGACATCTGGGGCCTGCTACTTCAAAACTTAACAAATCAGATTTAGAAGTTAATATGCAAAAGCTGGTTTACTGCATCTAGTAAATTTCATGTTCGAAGGTATTACTAATTTTCACAACTGACACATGGTTTTCTTATAGATCACGGACTTGCCTCCCGGTAGGCAGCCTATAGAAACCCTTGCTCTTGAAGGCAATGATGCAGGGTTCAAAACTGTTTTCCAGGTGATGACATGATTCTGCCTTTTGTTTCTTCTGTTGGATCTAAAACTTTTGTTTGTTCTGTGTCCTGGTTGTATGTAGATGCAGTTAGCTCTATGTTTCTTatacttttctttttaatcGAATGGTCTGCAGATGATGAGGGATGAGCTGATAGATGGGGGCAAGGTCTACCTTGTGTACCCTATCATAGATGAGTCAGAGCACCTGCCACAACTCCATGCCGCAACAGCCGAATTTGATTCCATAAAACAAAAATTCAAAGGCTATCCCTGTGGGCTGTTGCATGGCCGCATGAAGAGCGATGAGAAGGATGAAGCTCTTGGCAGTTTTAGAAGCGGAGAAACACGCATTCTCCTATCGACACAAGTGATTGAGATTGGGGTCGATGTTCCTGATGCTTCCATGATGGTTGTCATGAATGCCGAAAGATTTGGAATCGCTCAGCTGCACCAGCTGCGAGGAAGAGTAGGGCGCGGCAAAAGGAAATCCAGATGCATATTCCTGGCTTCCACGCCAAGCACACTGCCAAGGCTCAAGGTGCTTGAGAAATCAGCTGATGGGTTTTACCTAGCTAACGCAGACCTTCTGCTGCGTGGCCCTGGGAACCTACTTGGCAAAAAACAGTCTGGCCATCTTCCGGAATTCCCAATAGCTAGACTGGAGATTGATGGCGGTATTCTTCAAGAGGCACATCATGCTGCATTGGTAAGTTCTTGTGAAGGCGTGAActttctaaatttttttcctttaaacGTGTTCCCGTTCATATTGAATTCACTGTCCTGTaacatatttcttttttttttaaagaagtaACATATTTCTTTGGGGGGTACAATGCAGAAAGTGTTGGCCGCAAGCAACGATCTAGCATTGTATCCACGTCTGAAGGTGGAGCTCAGCATGAGGCAGCCATTGTGCATTCTTGGAGATTGATCTATGCAGGCGTGACAAGCGATTCAAAGAGGAGATATAGGCAGCCTTAGTTTGCATGTAGATATAGTAGTACTGCTCGCATTGTTGGCAAAGCCGGCATGCCATCTGGTGAGCAAAGGCGTGCACTGTGTATGGTTG
Proteins encoded in this window:
- the LOC117835325 gene encoding ATP-dependent DNA helicase homolog RECG1, chloroplastic/mitochondrial; this encodes MIASSSLQSWLKCGSDNNLARVISLECRRGRSKRFGSKMRFRNALGYRLFQWCSRENHTSVRKLLEVDGTSERSKLLKKVSVLMGYINAQDLVEQQRARRESATELIGVFKEIDFPEISAKFPCIKIGDASPIELYEDSTNMKCKETVLSENLANFIRDSGGNLETVYELPNECHPLSQTSTTADDISISGENSLMAQHISQEPAVDKETCPETLSDAITSDNSILDKSIRCLLGTTSRQYRQLEDGGFHTVRKLLQHFPRTYADLQNPQGPIEDGQYIMLFGTVISSRGIKVKSTLGFLEVVVGCSIVDTELSSSVKNSHTGAEQKTIHLHLKKFFSGTRFSSQYFLNCMSAKHKEGDLVYVSGKIKKALSNGHYELKEYTIDGLEGEGEQSSMLDRKPHPIYPSKAGLKPSLLGLSISRALKMLNPDVDPMPPDVLTEFNLPNLFDAYMGIHKPKDRDEADFARRRLIFDDFFYLQLGRLFQMLEAVGTRVEKEELLYKCKNHELNTVGVDDWSPLTKKLLKALPYSLTPSQLNAVKEIIWDLRRPVPMNRLLQGDVGCGKTIVAFLACMEVVSSGFQAAFMVPTEVLAVQHYEHLTSLLDEFDGDDKPNIALLTGSTSTRESRIIRNGLKTGEIAMVIGTHSLIADKTDFSALRISVIDEQQRFGVVQRGRFNSKLYTSSSKLSDENTSSDEASDSETFMAPHVLAMSATPIPRTLALALYGDMSLTQITDLPPGRQPIETLALEGNDAGFKTVFQMMRDELIDGGKVYLVYPIIDESEHLPQLHAATAEFDSIKQKFKGYPCGLLHGRMKSDEKDEALGSFRSGETRILLSTQVIEIGVDVPDASMMVVMNAERFGIAQLHQLRGRVGRGKRKSRCIFLASTPSTLPRLKVLEKSADGFYLANADLLLRGPGNLLGKKQSGHLPEFPIARLEIDGGILQEAHHAALKVLAASNDLALYPRLKVELSMRQPLCILGD